One window of the Hippocampus zosterae strain Florida chromosome 8, ASM2543408v3, whole genome shotgun sequence genome contains the following:
- the tprg1 gene encoding tumor protein p63-regulated gene 1 protein — MSSVGTSMEEAAEVAAAASAPVPVPAPAPAAAATEMEKQPSTKAEEPATDCGVSLCQFGDPSGEPQLCINQFKCKKFFVLRPGTLHQAIKEVKVLVDPQVDGNILGIWLLAEVDHWNNEKERLVVITDIFLLVCKYDFMMFQCEQIQKIPLNMVDRICYGSFTFPPNSVLSREGEGLRVFWDRLREPSLISWWNPFATDLPYMTFTEHPVRKISDAFASICHMGNFREQLKEAAQNAHKVKPVPGKANGVLLLNQSICIKAYFGFMSFLGNSNKLGYCVARGNLGF; from the exons ATGTCGTCAGTTGGG ACTTccatggaggaggcggcggaggtAGCTGCTGCCGCGTCAGCACCCGTGCCCGTGCCCGCGCCCGCGCCCGCGGCCGCGGCGACTGAGATGGAGAAGCAGCCCAGCACAAAAGCCGAAGAGCCGGCGACGGACTGCGGAGTGAGCCTCTGTCAATTCGGGGACCCGTCAGGAGAGCCACAGCTGTGTATAAATCAGTTTAAATGCAAGAAGTTCTTCGTCCTCAGG CCCGGCACGCTGCACCAAGCCATCAAAGAGGTTAAAGTTCTGGTGGATCCGCAAGTTGATGGCAACATTCTTGGCATCTGGTTACTGGCAGA GGTGGATCACTGGAACAACGAAAAGGAGCGGCTGGTTGTCATCACCGACATCTTCCTGCTGGTGTGCAAATACGACTTTATGATGTTCCAGTGCGAGCAGATCCAGAAGATCCCGCTCAACATGGTGGATCGCATCTGCTACGGAAGCTTCACCTTCCCGCCCAACTCCGTACTTTC CCGTGAGGGCGAAGGCTTGCGGGTTTTCTGGGACCGCCTGAGGGAGCCGTCCTTAATCTCCTGGTGGAACCCCTTCGCCACCGACCTTCCGTACATGACCTTCACGGAACATCCCGTGAGGAAAATCAGCGACGCCTTCGCCTCCATTTGCCAC ATGGGGAACTTCCGCGAGCAGCTCAAAGAGGCGGCACAAAATGCCCACAAGGTCAAGCCGGTGCCTGGGAAGGCCAATGGTGTCCTGCTGCTGAATCAGAGCATCTGCATCAAGGCCTACTTTGGATTCATGTCCTTCCTGGGCAACTCCAACAAACTGGGCTACTGCGTGGCGCGGGGAAACCTCGGCTTTTAG